DNA from Nitrospira sp.:
GTGACCAACGGAGTCCATATGCCGAGCTGGGACTCTGCAGCAGCCGACGCACTGTGGACGGAATTCTGCGGAAAGAACCGCTGGCTGGGCACGATGGAATGTCTGGAGGCGGCGATTCGCGGAATCCCGGAGGCTCGACTGTGGCAATTCCGCAATGCCGCCCGCAATGCCCTCATCAGCTATGCCCGCGAACGATTGTCTCGCCAATTGGCGGCCTCCGGGGCGTCGCCTGCGGACTTGGAGAGGGTTAGGCAGATGTTTGATCCCGACGCGTTGACGCTGGGTTTTGCTCGTCGCTTCGCCACCTATAAGCGTCCCAATCTGTTGCTGCACCAGCCGGAGCGGCTCCATCGTTTGTTGACAGATTCCCAGCGCCCGGTACAGCTCATCATGGCTGGCAAGGCCCACCCCGCAGACCAGGCCGGGCAGGCCTTGATTCAAGAATGGATCCAGTTTATCCGGCGGCCCGAGACGCGTCCCCATGTGATCTACCTCAGTGACTACGACATGGTGCTGGCCGAACAGCTGGTGCAGGGGGTGGATGTCTGGATCAACACGCCACGGCGACCGTGGGAGGCCAGCGGCACAAGCGGCATGAAAGTGTTGGTCAATGGCGGTCTCAATCTGTCGGAGTTGGATGGGTGGTGGGCCGAAGCCTATCACCCCGATGTGGGGTGGGCATTAGGCGATGGCCGGGACCATGGGGACGATCTCGCATGGGACGCGATCGAAGCCGATGCCCTCTACGACCTGCTCGAACGCGAGGTGATCCCGGAATTTTATCGCCGCGACGAGCACGGCGTTCCCACCGGTTGGGTCAACCGAATACGGGAGAGCATGGCACGGTTGACACCCAGGTTTTCGACGAACCGTGTCGTGCGGGAATATACCGAGCAACATTACCTTCCGGCTGCAGCCGCCTACCGTGAGCGCACGGCCGAGAAGGGGGGCGTGGGCAAGCGCCTTGCCGAGTGGAAGCAGATCTTGAACGAGAAATGGCTCGGGCTGCGCTTCGGCGACGTGAAGGTACAGACCACTGTCGCACAGCATATCTTTGAGGCAGAAGTGTATTTCAATAACCTCGATCCGGACGCCGTGCGGGTTGAGTTGTATGCCGATGGGATCAACGGCAGCAGTCCGATCCGGGAGGAGATGACGCGTGTTCGCCGACTGGCCAGCGAATCAGGGGGGGCGATCTATCGCGCATCGGTCTCGGCAGCCCGTTTCGCAACGGACTATACGGTGCGCGTCATCCCGCACCACGCCGGCGTGGCCGTGCCCCTGGAAGTCGATCTCATTCTCTGGCAGCGGTGAGTATGGCCACGACGACGCCCTTAGCGTGATGCCCGTATGAACAACCGGCTGCCATTGCCCGATGCCGCGAATCTCGCCTTCGTGGAGGAGTTATATCTAGCCTTCTTGCGGAATCCCACCTCGGTTTCTACGACCTGGAGAGAATACTTCGAGGCGGTGAGAAACGAAAGCAATGACCAGAAGGTCGTACGGAGGGGGCCGATCCACTTGCCCAAACCACTCTTTGATCCTGAACGGAGCCGTGCCGGTCATGCCGTGACGGACACCGATGCTCTCGCGGTGGAACCAATCGAGGAGCAGCAAGATCGGGTGACTCGGCTCGTGGGGGCTTACCTGACCCGAGGCCATACGGCAGCCGCCATCGACCCACTGGGTATCCCGCGTCCGCCTCATCCCGAATTGGATCCGGCGTTCTATGGTTTCACCGAAGCCGACCTGGACCGGAAATTTTGGGCACATGAGCTGAGAGGGGGAGCCTTCATCACGCTGGGTGAAATCTTGACGCACCTGAAGGCGGCCTATTGCGGTTCAATCGGCGCTGAGTTTATGCGCATCGACGACTCGGAGCAGCGGAGATGGCTCCGAGAGCGGCTGGAGAGAGCAGAGCATCGCGTCCGGTTGAAGCGGGAGGAGCAGATTCGCATCCTCACGCGGCTGACCGACGCCGTCATGTTCGAAGAATTCATCCAGCAAAAGTATCCCGGCGCCAAGAGCTTCTCTCTCGAAGGGGCGGAAAGCCTGATCCCGCTGCTCGACTTAACCATCGAGACGGCCGGCGAGCAAGGGATGGAGGAGATCGTGCTGGCGATGGCGCATCGAGGCCGCCTCAACGTGCTGGCGAATATTCTCGGGAAGCGACCGCGGGAGATCTTCCATGAATTCGAGAATCTTGTCGATCCTCTTCATGAGGGACGCGGCGACGTGAAGTACCATCTGGGCCACAGCGGAGACTGGGTAACGGCCTCTGGACGGACGGTGCATCTCTCCCTGTGCTTCAACCCGAGCCACTTGGAGTTCGTGAATCCGGTGGCGTTGGGGCGTGTACGCGCAAAACGGGACCGAGTCGGCGATGGAGTCATGGCCCTCCTTATCCATGGAGATGCATCATTTACCGGTGAAGGAGTTGTACAGGAAGCGCTCAATCTAGGGGGGCTCCGGGGGTACCGCACGGGCGGGACGCTGCATGTGGTCATCAACAATCAGATCGGGTTCACGACGGCGCCTGAGGAGACGCGGTCGTCTCCCTACGCGACCGATGTGGCCAAGATGCGGCAGATCCCGATCTTTCACGTGAACGGGGAAGACCCAGAAGCCGTGGCCCACGTCGTGAGTGTCGCGATGGACTTCCGGCGGACGTTTCGGACCGATGTCGTGATCGACATGTACTGTTTTCGCCGCCGGGGCCATAACGAAGGGGATGAGCCGGGTTTCACGCAACCGCTGATGTACCAGGTGATCGACCAGCGCCGGCCGCTCCGCGACCACTATCTAGAATATCTCTTGAAACTCGGCGAGGTGACGCGCGAGGAGGTGGATGGGATCGCAGTGGAACGCCGGCGCGAGCTCGAACGGGATCTCAGTGAGGCGCGAAGCCATACGTACCTGCCCCGCCGGGAGAAGCCGACCGGGATCTGGACAGGATACTATGGCGGATTGGGAGAAGATGAGGAAGAGGTTATGACCGGGGTTGAGCGAGCTCGGCTCATCGAGATGATGCAGATGCTCACGCAGGTGCCCGACGGATTCCATCCGCATCCCAAGATCGCTCAGTGGCTGGGACGCCGTCGAGACATGGGAAGCGGGGCGCGGGCGATCGATTGGTCCACAGCCGAAGCGCTCGCCTTTGCAACGCTCGCAGCGGAGGGCCGGCGCGTGCGCCTGTCAGGGCAGGATACAGCCCGTGGGACATTCAGCCAGCGGCACGCCGTTTTGCACGACACCGTGAACGGACGGGTGTACGTGCCACTCGAGCAGGTCGCTCGGGGGCGGGGAAGGATTGAGATCTACAACAGTCCTCTTTCCGAAGCAGGGGTGCTCGGCTTTGAGTATGGATACAGTCTGGATTGCCCGGAGGGGCTCATTCTCTGGGAGGCGCAATTCGGAGATTTCGTCAATGCGGCCCAGGTCATCATCGATCAGTTTTTGGTCAGCGCCGAGGAGAAATGGCGCCGTTTGAGCGGACTCGTGCTTCTCCTTCCCCATGGCTTCGAGGGCCAGGGACCGGAACATTCGAGTGCTCGACTCGAGCGGTTTCTGGAGCTGGCCGTCAACGACAACATTCAAGTGGTGAATCCATCGACGCCGGCGCAATACTTCCATGTCTTGAGGCGTCAGGTGCTTCGCCGATGGCGAAAACCGTTGATCCTCATGACGCCGAAGAGCTTGCTTCGCCACGCGCAAGCCGTATCGACGCTTGATGATCTCCACCAGGGCAGGTTCCGGCGCATCCTGTTCGACCGCGCCGTAGCGCCCGAGATGGTTACGCGGGTGCTGCTTTGCAGCGGCAAGGTGTACTATGACTTGTTGGCGACGCGGGAGGAGCTTCGGCGTCAGGATGTTGCGATTCTGCGACTCGAGCAACTCTATCCTCTGAACGAAGCTGAGCTGAGCAAGGCTCTTGCGCAATATCCACTGAACACTCCGGCGATCTGGGTTCAGGAGGAGCCGGCGAACATGGGAGCCTGGCGGTATCTCTTCGCACGGTTTGGCGACAGGCTCCCAGGTGCCGGATCATTTTCCGCGGTTTGCCGGCCTGCTTCGGCCGCTCCTGCGACTGGGTGGCCCGCTCTCCATACGATCGAGCGGCAGAACTTGCTCAAGGCGGCATTCGATGCCCATTGAACTCACGGTTCCGGCGGTTGGGGAGTCGATCACCGAGGTGGAGATCGGGGACTGGCTCAAGTCACCGGGAGACGCCGTCCGTCAGGATGAACCCATTGTTTCGCTCGAGACCGAGAAGACATCGCTCGATCTGCCGTCGCCCATATCCGGGGTGCTCGTCAGGATTCTCAAGCAGAAGGGCGAGTCGGCCAAGGTCGGCGAGGTGATCGCGCAGCTCGAAGAGGCGGCAATGCGGACAGAGGCTGCGACGTCAGCTCCGCCTGTCGCGGCGGCTCCGGACGAACCGAGCCGGATGGCTGACAGTGCTTCCATCCCCCCGCCAGTTATGCTGACTGTGAACCGGCCTTCGGACGAACCCCGGCTCGGCGTCGAAGAGAAGAGGGAGAGCAAACCAGACCATCGGACTCGCGAAGACATCTCCCACCCCGTGACCGAGACTCCGGCCGACGTGGACCATATGCGCGAGGAGGCCGAGACGGACGCGGCTTCGCCCGGATCCGCCGCGCATCGAGCGACCGGGGACCGCGAGGAAGAGGCAGTTCCCATGAGCCTACTTCGTCGCAGGGTCGCCGAGCGGCTCGTGCAGGCCCAACAGAACGCGGCCCTGCTGACGACGTTCAATGAGATCGAGATGACGGCGGTGAAGGCGCTGAAGCAGGCCCATCAGGAGACCTTCCAGCAACGCCACAACGTGAAGCTCGGCCTCATGTCCTTCTTCGTCAAAAGCGTCATCGAAGCCCTCAAGAAGGTCCCTGAGCTCAACGCCGAGATTCGTGGCACCGATATCGTGTACCGCCGCTACTACGACATCGGCATCGCCATCGGAGGAGGACGAGGGTTGGTCGTGCCGGTGTTGCGCAACGCCGAACGCCTGGGCTTCGCCGAGATCGAAACCGCCATCAGCGACTTTTCCCGGCGTGCTCAGGCGCACCGCCTCGCGTTGGAAGAGCTGCAGGGAGGCACTTTCACGATCTCAAACGGTGGGGTGTACGGCTCGTTGCTCTCGACTCCGATCGTCAATCCGCCGCAGAGCGGAGTCCTCGGACTCCATGCGATAGAGGACCGGGCGGTCGTGCGGGACGGGCAGATCGTGATCCGGCCCATGATGTACGTGGCCTTGACCTATGATCACCGGATCGTGGATGGTCGCGAAGCGGTGACCTTTCTCAAACATATCAAGGAATGCATCGAGGAGCCGGCCCGCATCCTGCTGGAGATCTGAACCTGTCGATTGATTTGCGGCCGATTCGGTAGGGTCGCCTACCGGAAGAACTCTTCATATTGCCCATGAAGGTGAGAAGCATCGGCCCGCGCAGAGTCTCTACAAACCCATCACTTCCCTCGTGACCCGTGGTGAATAAGGATATTCGCGGAGAGGGCCTGTCCCACGTGGCGAACCTGATGGCGCTGAGCGGGCCTCTGCCGCGGCTGTCATCCGTCATGATCGGCGTGGCCCTATTCGGAACCGGCTGCGCACTGTTACTTGATGAGCAAACCTTGTATTTGCGGTCGGCACAGAATCGGGCGACCCAACAAGAAGTTCGCGGCCGTCTGGGCAGGCCATTCTGGGCCGGGACACCGCGCGCCGGGGAAACGGTCTGGGTCTATCAGATTCGGGAACCTGAACAGGGCGGCAACAATAGTTGGACCATTACCGGGTTCTGGTGCGATGAGTATGTGCTGACATTCGACGGAGATGGAGTGTTGCGGCGATGGACTCATCGCTCGCAAAAACATCGGGACGAAAGATCGCAGGCCGACTGTGTGAGGGATGGATTCCGGCCGCCATCCTAGCCTGGAAGGCCACACGATGCTCTTGGCCGTGCCGTTCCTGCCTCATCATTCTCCACGCGGACGTGGTCGAGTCGCCGTTCGCCGCCGTGCGACTGCGGACGACGGCGGGCAAGCTGCTCAAGCGCGTGGAGGCAGCGCACAACGATGAAAGCGGAGAGATTGCCTGCATGATCATTCATCGAAATGAGAAAGCAGGGGCGGCCATGGTCTTTCGCACTGTCCGCTCAGAGCGGTTTCGCACGGTTCGAAAAGCTATGTTCGTCCCGCACACAGTATTGTGCACGTAGAAAGTTTCATTCGCGATTTCTAAATACATGGTTGACAACGGCTTACACCGTCTCAACGCATCGTCGCCGAACAGAGAACATCCATCGGTTCGCTTGTTGCATCCCGTGTTGCATCAACTAAGTATGGAGTCGATGGGGCATCCGAATCCCCTGTGGGTCAACATGGTGAGGAGTGGGCACCATGAACCTGAAAGGTCTCATGCATCGTGAGGTAGATGAGAGGCTGACGGAAAAGGACGTTGCCGCTATGGTTGGCGTCTCTGTGCGAACGAACATGAGGATTCTGGCTGATATCTCCCCCCGCAGATCCTGCGATGTGGCAAAAGTTTGCCACCTATTTTCGTATGGGTGTGGATTTTTTACGGGGCGGCGAGGCGCGACGCCGAGGAATCTTCCTCAATCCGAAGGTCACGTGTGTTGCGCTCAAATGAGAAAGGTCCCTTTACTCCTGAATTGGGCGCAGATCAGCGAGATGGTCGAGGGCAAAAAGCCGTCCCCCGTGGCCGATAGGGTAGCGATGATCGAGACGAACGTGCAAGGGCTGCGCACGTTCGCGGTGAAGGTGAAGGATGATTCGATGTATCCCATGTTCGGTGAAGGCGAGGTCATTTTCGTGAATCCGGATCTCACAAGCGAGCCCGGCCATTTTGTCCTCGCCGGCGCACGCACCTCTTTCCAAAGCGCAATGGTGAGGGAGTTTAACATGATCGGAGAACAGTACGTTCTCCATCCCCTCAACCGACGATATAACGATCTCCCCTTGATGAATGACCAATGTCTCTGGGGCAAGGTCGTCAGGTTGCGCAACAATCTCTGACAGTTAGACAGGATCGGAAGAACCAGAAGAAGGTCAGTCGTCCGTCGTCCGTGGCGACTTGAGCGAGCGGCGGATTGTCTGAACGGGCCGCCGATCACCTTGTTCCATTGTCGCTGACCATCATCTTCTTATTGAAAGGAGCCAATCATGAAACGACATGGTATGTGGCAAGCAGTCGTACTTTCAGTGGGGCTGTTCTCGGCGGCAGCTCTCATCGGCGCGGCGTCCGGGGCCGAAGACAAGCATCCGCAACTTTTGCCGGGAGATCGGGTTCTCATCGGCACCGTCGAAGAAATCAGAAGTGACCAGGCCAGGATCCACACCGGCGAGGTGGAGCCCCGGTTCGTTCCGATGGGGGTCCGGAAGGCAAAGGGACTGCCGGATCTGAAAAAAGGCGATCGTGTTGAAATCACCGTCAATGACCAAAATCTCCTCGTCGACGTGCACGTCACAGGCGAGTCGAGCCACCACCTCGTCGTACACGGCCAACTGGCCGAACCGCTGGTGACCGGGCACGACAAGGCAGTCATTCGTACCGCGAACGGGAAAGAGGAGCCCCACCTGGTGCGGCCTGTCGCAAGGAGTAAGGTGGCTTCGATTCCCGTAGGCGTGGACGCGGTCTTTCTCATCGATGAATTGAACAAAATCGTCGATGTGACCTTCGGCAGCAAGGAAGCGGTGCATCGCGCGGCAGAACTCTGGAAGAAGATGACGCCGCTCAAGGGCAACTTCAGCAGAATCAACGCGGTGGTCTTGAAGCCCTTGGAAAGCAACAAAATTGCCGTCCAAACCGAGGACGGGAAAGAACAGCCGTACGAGGTGCGCCCGCTTATACAGAAGCGAATGAAAGGATTATCCAAAGGTGATGCCGTGGTCCTGTTGGTGGATGACGAGAACAAAGTCACCGATGTGGCGATTCCGCCTCACTCAAGCGAGAGCAAGCATTGACGGTCTCCGGGCGGTATCACTTGCGCATCTATGGGAAACTCGCGAAATTCCCAAACGGGGTGCCTGGGACGTTCCGATCGAACGCAACAAGAAGGTCGCGCTTGCGACCATTCCGTTGAATCGATCACGAGGGTCGAATCGGCTTCTGCCTGCTCGATGGGAACGGCGTTCCGCCAAACATCGAGCAGGCCGTGGACGGACACATTCATAAGAAGAATTCAACCAGGGGAGGTAG
Protein-coding regions in this window:
- a CDS encoding Glycogen phosphorylase produces the protein MSIDRADDNPLSRHAQREVEGFECLAELALDLRSCWNHGADDVWRQLDPMLWECTHNPWVVLQAVSRDRLRRMSADPAFRKQVETLVQARRHAANASAWFQAAHPQSPLTCVAYFSMEFMLSEALPIYSGGLGNVAGDQLKAASDLGVPVVGVGLLYQQGYFRQMIDKDGAQQALFPYNDPGQLPISPLRQANGEWLRLEIALPGYSIWLRAWEVQVGRVRLYLLDSNDAANFPAHRGITSELYGGGPELRLKQELLLGLGGWRLLEALNLRPEVCHLNEGHAAFAILERARSFMEASGHPFDVALAATRAGNLFTTHTAVAAGFDRFAPALIEQYLGRYAKNQLAIPLRDLLALGRQNPNDASEPFNMAYLAIRGSGAVNGVSRVHGQVSRRLFRALFRRWPEAAVPVRHVTNGVHMPSWDSAAADALWTEFCGKNRWLGTMECLEAAIRGIPEARLWQFRNAARNALISYARERLSRQLAASGASPADLERVRQMFDPDALTLGFARRFATYKRPNLLLHQPERLHRLLTDSQRPVQLIMAGKAHPADQAGQALIQEWIQFIRRPETRPHVIYLSDYDMVLAEQLVQGVDVWINTPRRPWEASGTSGMKVLVNGGLNLSELDGWWAEAYHPDVGWALGDGRDHGDDLAWDAIEADALYDLLEREVIPEFYRRDEHGVPTGWVNRIRESMARLTPRFSTNRVVREYTEQHYLPAAAAYRERTAEKGGVGKRLAEWKQILNEKWLGLRFGDVKVQTTVAQHIFEAEVYFNNLDPDAVRVELYADGINGSSPIREEMTRVRRLASESGGAIYRASVSAARFATDYTVRVIPHHAGVAVPLEVDLILWQR
- a CDS encoding 2-oxoglutarate dehydrogenase E1 component; the encoded protein is MNNRLPLPDAANLAFVEELYLAFLRNPTSVSTTWREYFEAVRNESNDQKVVRRGPIHLPKPLFDPERSRAGHAVTDTDALAVEPIEEQQDRVTRLVGAYLTRGHTAAAIDPLGIPRPPHPELDPAFYGFTEADLDRKFWAHELRGGAFITLGEILTHLKAAYCGSIGAEFMRIDDSEQRRWLRERLERAEHRVRLKREEQIRILTRLTDAVMFEEFIQQKYPGAKSFSLEGAESLIPLLDLTIETAGEQGMEEIVLAMAHRGRLNVLANILGKRPREIFHEFENLVDPLHEGRGDVKYHLGHSGDWVTASGRTVHLSLCFNPSHLEFVNPVALGRVRAKRDRVGDGVMALLIHGDASFTGEGVVQEALNLGGLRGYRTGGTLHVVINNQIGFTTAPEETRSSPYATDVAKMRQIPIFHVNGEDPEAVAHVVSVAMDFRRTFRTDVVIDMYCFRRRGHNEGDEPGFTQPLMYQVIDQRRPLRDHYLEYLLKLGEVTREEVDGIAVERRRELERDLSEARSHTYLPRREKPTGIWTGYYGGLGEDEEEVMTGVERARLIEMMQMLTQVPDGFHPHPKIAQWLGRRRDMGSGARAIDWSTAEALAFATLAAEGRRVRLSGQDTARGTFSQRHAVLHDTVNGRVYVPLEQVARGRGRIEIYNSPLSEAGVLGFEYGYSLDCPEGLILWEAQFGDFVNAAQVIIDQFLVSAEEKWRRLSGLVLLLPHGFEGQGPEHSSARLERFLELAVNDNIQVVNPSTPAQYFHVLRRQVLRRWRKPLILMTPKSLLRHAQAVSTLDDLHQGRFRRILFDRAVAPEMVTRVLLCSGKVYYDLLATREELRRQDVAILRLEQLYPLNEAELSKALAQYPLNTPAIWVQEEPANMGAWRYLFARFGDRLPGAGSFSAVCRPASAAPATGWPALHTIERQNLLKAAFDAH
- a CDS encoding dihydrolipoamide succinyltransferase component (E2) of 2-oxoglutarate dehydrogenase complex, with amino-acid sequence MPIELTVPAVGESITEVEIGDWLKSPGDAVRQDEPIVSLETEKTSLDLPSPISGVLVRILKQKGESAKVGEVIAQLEEAAMRTEAATSAPPVAAAPDEPSRMADSASIPPPVMLTVNRPSDEPRLGVEEKRESKPDHRTREDISHPVTETPADVDHMREEAETDAASPGSAAHRATGDREEEAVPMSLLRRRVAERLVQAQQNAALLTTFNEIEMTAVKALKQAHQETFQQRHNVKLGLMSFFVKSVIEALKKVPELNAEIRGTDIVYRRYYDIGIAIGGGRGLVVPVLRNAERLGFAEIETAISDFSRRAQAHRLALEELQGGTFTISNGGVYGSLLSTPIVNPPQSGVLGLHAIEDRAVVRDGQIVIRPMMYVALTYDHRIVDGREAVTFLKHIKECIEEPARILLEI